A stretch of Candidatus Poribacteria bacterium DNA encodes these proteins:
- a CDS encoding D-2-hydroxyacid dehydrogenase, producing MPKLIIMPPQNAELHEWAERLQNELPVYTVVLPETDNAVAEHLPDADAVYGWVSPEQLPLAKNLRWLQNPAAGPFPGFYYPALIEHPVVACNPRGIYNDHIAHHIMMFVLALSRGLPYYMDAQREGIWDKDARKHGYIDLAEATALIVGVGGIGHETARLCNEFGMEVIGVDPRWEYEVPFVEKHEPAALDSLLPRADFVIATTPHTPDTEGMWHKDRFALMKNTAYFVNIGRGKTIKLADLIAALEQGAIAGCGLDVFEVEPLPADSRLWQLPNVLITPHIAVKDAENLPERRFEVLLENARRFAEGAPLQNVVNKAAWY from the coding sequence GTGCCAAAACTTATTATCATGCCACCACAGAACGCCGAATTACACGAATGGGCTGAACGCCTGCAGAACGAATTGCCTGTATACACCGTTGTCCTGCCGGAGACAGACAACGCGGTAGCCGAACACCTCCCCGATGCAGATGCTGTCTACGGTTGGGTGTCGCCGGAGCAATTGCCGTTGGCGAAAAATCTGCGATGGTTGCAGAATCCTGCGGCAGGTCCTTTCCCGGGCTTCTACTATCCCGCACTGATTGAGCATCCAGTCGTCGCCTGTAATCCACGCGGTATCTACAACGACCATATCGCACATCACATCATGATGTTTGTGCTTGCGCTTTCGCGAGGGCTGCCCTACTACATGGATGCACAACGCGAGGGGATCTGGGATAAGGACGCACGTAAACATGGCTACATTGACCTCGCGGAAGCGACTGCATTGATTGTTGGGGTCGGTGGTATCGGGCACGAAACCGCTCGACTCTGCAACGAATTCGGGATGGAGGTTATCGGTGTTGATCCAAGGTGGGAATACGAGGTGCCTTTTGTCGAGAAACACGAACCCGCAGCGTTAGATTCGCTCCTTCCGCGCGCTGACTTTGTGATAGCGACAACACCGCATACACCTGACACGGAAGGGATGTGGCATAAAGACCGTTTCGCCTTGATGAAAAACACAGCGTACTTTGTTAATATCGGACGCGGTAAGACGATAAAACTTGCCGACCTTATTGCAGCACTTGAACAAGGGGCCATTGCGGGTTGTGGTTTGGACGTATTTGAAGTTGAACCGCTACCTGCGGACAGTCGATTGTGGCAGTTGCCCAATGTGTTAATAACGCCACATATCGCTGTAAAAGACGCAGAGAACCTTCCTGAACGGCGATTTGAGGTGCTTCTGGAAAATGCCCGTCGGTTCGCTGAAGGTGCGCCGTTGCAAAATGTCGTCAACAAAGCAGCGTGGTATTAA